The following proteins are co-located in the Peromyscus leucopus breed LL Stock unplaced genomic scaffold, UCI_PerLeu_2.1 scaffold_1223, whole genome shotgun sequence genome:
- the LOC114687266 gene encoding olfactory receptor 4P4-like has protein sequence MDSRTNITEFVLLGLSQTKEIQIICFVLFLLCYIAILFGNLLIMISITCSHLINQPMYFFLSYLSFSDLCYTSTVTPKLIINLVATKKSISYNGCMTQLLTMHFFGGIEVFILTGMAYDRYVAICKPLHYTIIMSRQKCDAMIAASCAGGFLHSFGQFLLAVFLPYCGPNEIDHYFCDVYPLLKLACTDTRKIGFLVIANSGLMGLVTFVVLLISYAVIIYTVRSYSAENRRKALSTCSSHVTVVVLFFAPLLFIYIRPATTLPEDKVFALFYTIIAPMLNPLIYTLRNKEMKNVIKRLCYQITGNEGNRLKGMTAFHHHTVS, from the coding sequence AATATCACAGAATTTGTTCTACTAGGACTTTCTCAGaccaaagaaatacaaattatctgctttgtgttatttttactttgttatattGCAATTTTATTTGGGAACCTACTTATCATGATTTCTATCACATGCAGTCACCTTATCAATCAGCCCATGTATTTCTTTCTGAGTTACCTCTCATTTTCAGACCTGTGCTACACTTCCACTGTGACCCCCAAGCTGATCATCAACTTAGTAGCAACAAAAAAGTCAATTTCCTACAATGGCTGCATGACTCAACTCTTAACCATGCACTTCTTTGGGGGCATTGAGGTCTTTATTCTCACGGGAATGGCTTATGACCgatatgtggccatctgcaagccCCTGCACTACACCATTATCATGAGCAGGCAGAAGTGTGACGCCATGATTGCTGCGTCCTGCGCTGGGGGATTTCTGCATTCCTTTGGTCAGTTTCTCCTGGCAGTATTCTTACCTTACTGTGGCCCCAATGAAATAGATCACTACTTCTGTGATGTGTACCCTCTGCTCAAACTGGCCTGTACTGACACCAGAAAGATTGGTTTCTTGGTTATTGCTAACTCTGGCCTAATGGGTTTAGTGACTTTTGTGGTCTTGTTGATATCATATGCTGTGATCATATATACTGTCAGGTCTTACTCTGCAGAGAATCGCCGCAAAGCTCTTTCCACTTGTAGTTCCCACGTCACTGTGGTAGTCCTTTTCTTTGCTCCTCTACTGTTTATTTACATTCGACCAGCAACTACGTTACCAGAAGACAAAGTATTTGCTCTTTTTTACACTATCATTGCCCCCATGCTTAACCCCCTGATTTACACACTCAGAAACAAGGAGATGAAGAATGTCATCAAGAGATTGTGTTACCAAATCACAGGGAATGAAGGAAATAGGCTGAAAGGCATGACTGCTTTCCACCATCACACAGTTTCCTGA